In the Heterodontus francisci isolate sHetFra1 chromosome 6, sHetFra1.hap1, whole genome shotgun sequence genome, one interval contains:
- the pou3f3b gene encoding POU domain, class 3, transcription factor 3-B, translated as MATATSNPYMPSNSILSSNSIVHSDSGGMQQAATYRDPSKMVQSDFMQGAIASNGHMLSHAHQWVTALPHTDAGSPWSSAMAGSPLGQQQQQQQQQQQQQDVKPSVQVVGRDELHTGAAPLHHHRPPHLPPHQPSHGGHPTAWGATTTAHMPSMGSAVQPLIYSQPGFTVNGMLSQAGGQSLHPGLRDTPELVDHGQQHHSHEHSDEDTPTSDDLEQFAKQFKQRRIKLGFTQADVGLALGTLYGNVFSQTTICRFEALQLSFKNMCKLKPLLNKWLEEADSSTGSPTSIDKIAAQGRKRKKRTSIEVSVKGALESHFLKCPKPSAQEIASLADSLQLEKEVVRVWFCNRRQKEKRMTPPGGVQQTDDVYSQVGNVNADTPPSHHGLQTAVQ; from the coding sequence ATGGCGACAGCGACGTCCAATCCCTACATGCCGAGCAATAGCATCCTGTCGTCCAACTCTATCGTGCACAGCGACTCAGGCGGCATGCAGCAGGCGGCCACGTACCGGGATCCCTCGAAAATGGTGCAAAGCGACTTCATGCAGGGGGCCATCGCCAGCAACGGCCACATGCTCAGCCATGCACACCAGTGGGTAACGGCGCTGCCGCACACCGATGCCGGCTCGCCCTGGTCCTCGGCCATGGCCGGCAGCCCCTTGggtcagcagcaacagcagcagcagcaacagcagcagcaacaggacGTGAAGCCGTCGGTGCAGGTCGTGGGCCGGGACGAGCTGCACACGGGAGCggctcccctccaccaccaccgcccGCCTCACCTGCCGCCTCACCAGCCGTCTCACGGCGGCCACCCGACCGCCTGGGGGGCGACCACCACGGCTCACATGCCTTCCATGGGCTCGGCCGTTCAGCCTCTCATCTACTCGCAGCCCGGATTCACCGTCAACGGCATGCTGAGTCAGGCGGGAGGGCAGAGTCTGCACCCGGGGCTGAGGGACACGCCGGAGCTGGTGGACCACGGACAGCAGCACCACAGCCATGAGCACTCGGACGAAGACACGCCGACCTCGGACGACCTGGAGCAGTTCGCCAAGCAGTTCAAGCAGAGGAGGATCAAGCTGGGCTTCACTCAGGCTGACGTGGGCTTGGCGCTGGGCACCCTGTACGGCAATGTCTTCTCCCAGACCACCATCTGCCGCTTCGAAGCATTGCAACTGAGCTTTAAAAATATGTGCAAGCTCAAGCCGCTGCTGAACAAGTGGCTGGAGGAGGCCGACTCGTCGACCGGCAGCCCCACCAGCATCGACAAGATCGCGGCTCAGGGCAGGAAGAGAAAGAAGCGCACCTCCATCGAGGTGAGCGTCAAAGGAGCCCTGGAGAGCCACTTCTTGAAATGTCCCAAGCCCTCGGCGCAGGAGATCGCCAGCCTGGCAGACAGCCTGCAGTTGGAAAAAGAAGTTGTCCGGGTTTGGTTCTGCAATCGGAGGCAGAAAGAGAAACGCATGACGCCGCCGGGAGGAGTGCAGCAGACGGACGATGTGTACTCACAGGTCGGCAATGTAAACGCCGACACACCGCCCTCTCACCACGGACTACAAACCGCCGTGCAGTGA